From Falco cherrug isolate bFalChe1 chromosome 4, bFalChe1.pri, whole genome shotgun sequence, one genomic window encodes:
- the ATP8B3 gene encoding phospholipid-transporting ATPase IK encodes MGAIAEQDPASGCLHGKKQLPAFTWEVRANDRNYHMQFKKKFAFCLSKKKYAGNAIKTAKYNIFTFLPLNLYEQFHRTANVYFIFVILLQTFPEISTLPWYTLLFPLSCLLTIRGLRDLIDDIGRHQSDKNINSRPCEILSGKSFRWQKWHDICVGDIVRLRKESIVPADMLLLCSSEPSSLCYVETADIDGETNLKFRQALLVTHQELVSEESMAAFDGTVTCEEPNSRMHSFTGTLEWRGETYSLDSERILLRGCRLRNTDVCYGLVIYAGFDSKIMRNCGKIKRKKTKLDCMMDRLVIIIFLVLLVTSLCLAVASGFWARMFQEKHSYLSALYKNTTPAQQAFFNFWGFTILLSIIIPMSMYITFEFIYLVNSFFINWDLEMYYAVKDIPAKARSTSLNDQLGQIEYIFSDKTGTLTQNIMSFKKCCINGTIYGTGTGHENKQPSGLGSTWNHHGEKLDFCDGMLVEAAQRDNDSTLREFLRLLALCHTVMVEEKGDQLVYQAASPDEEALVMAARDLGYVFLSRTQDTITISELGKKRTYKVLAMLDFNSDRKRMSVLVRDPQGTIRLYTKGADTVILERLQSQGPNETFTEMALDRFAEETLRTLCLASKEVSEAEYSTWSRRHREASVLLQDRARELDKLYEEMEQDLQLLGVTAIEDKLQDRVPETIQLLKLANIKVWVLTGDKQETAMNIGYACKLLTDDMEILEEKEISEVLKAYWVSNNNLSGSGEARCSSRLSQQRPEPMCHKKRAIIISGDFLDKILHTGEVLKEEKGWPWQRLACCRAPGSQERGSLVEKAFVDLATSCQAVICCRVTPKQKALIVQLVKKHKKAITLAIGDGANDVNMIKTADIGVGISGLEGMQAVQCSDYALAQFSYLQRLLLVHGRWAYLRICKFLRYFFYKTFAGLMAQVWFAFHSGFTAQPLYEGWFIALYNIFYTAYPVLSVGLLEQDVSAKKSLEFPELYMIGQQDELFNYRVFGVTLLHGVSTSLASFYIALWAFEDHVGSKAVGDYESFAITVATSALLSVLVEIILDTKFWTVLSFLMVTASLLLFCLFSFLTQSIDAFRIAPTIFRFPDASQNALTDPYVLLVVLLSLVVNTIPSLTVHLYHTIVGKPSIQQKICLKAKQKPEPSVELRAHVPRGSFHRRSSYAFSHQEGYAGLITRGDSLRARATRSITPGLLHPETPPALPSLPSSSA; translated from the exons ATGGGAGCCATCGCTGAGCAGGACCCAGCCTCGGGCTGCCTGcatggaaagaagcagctgccaG CTTTCACCTGGGAGGTGAGGGCCAATGACCGAAACTACCACATGCAATTCAAGAAGAAATTCGCCTTCTGTCTGAGCAAGAAGAAGTATGCG GGCAATGCCATTAAGACGGCCAAGTACAATATCTTCACCTTCCTGCCCCTGAACCTCTACGAGCAGTTCCACCGGACAGCCAACGTCTACTTCATCTTTGTCATCCTCTTGCAG ACCTTCCCTGAGATCTCCACGCTGCCCTGGTATACTCTGCTGTTCCCCCTGAGCTGCCTCCTCACCATCCGGGGTCTACGAGACCTGATCGATGACATT GGCCGTCACCAAAGTGACAAAAACATCAACAGCCGGCCATGTGAAATCCTCTCTGGGAAGAG CTTCCGCTGGCAGAAGTGGCACGACATCTGCGTCGGGGACATCGTCCGGCTGCGTAAGGAGAGCATTGTCCCG GCCGACATGCTCTTGCTGTGCAGCTCGGagcccagcagcctgtgctACGTGGAGACTGCCGACATCGATGG GGAAACGAACCTGAAGTTCAGACAAGCCCTTCTGGTCACCCACCAGGAGCTGGTGAGTGAGGAGAGCATGGCTGCCTTTGATG GGACAGTGACCTGCGAGGAGCCCAACAGCCGCATGCACAGCTTCACCGGCACGCTGGAGTGGAGGGGTGAGACCTACTCGCTCGACAGCGAAAGGATCTTGCTGCGAGGCTGCAGGCTTCGCAACACCGACGTCTGCTACGGCTTGGTTATCTACGCAG GATTTGATTCCAAAATTATGAGGAACTGTGGAAAGATCAAGCGGAAGAAAACCAAGCTGGACTGCATGATGGACCGGCTGGTGATCATA ATcttcctggtgctgctggtcaCATCGCTGTGTCTCGCTGTTGCCTCTGGGTTTTGGGCCAGGATGTTCCAGGAGAAGCACAGCTACCTCTCTGCTCTCTACAAGAACACAACTCCTGCCCAGCAGGCCTTCTTCAACTTCTGGGGCTTCACAATCCTCCTGAGCATCATCATACCCATGTCCATGTATATAAC GTTTGAATTCATCTATCTGGTGAACAGCTTTTTTATCAACTGGGATCTGGAAATGTATTACGCTGTCAAAGACATCCCAGCAAAAGCCAGAAGCACCAGCCTCAACGATCAGCTTGGCCAGATCGAATACATCTTCTCGGACAAGACTGGCACCTTGACGCAAAACATTATGAGCTTCAAGAAATGCTGCATCAATGGGACCATCTATG gTACAGGCACAGGCCATGAGAACAAACAGCCATCG GGATTGGGATCGACCTGGAACCACCACGGGGAGAAGCTGGACTTTTGTGATGGCATGCTGGTGGAAGCTGCCCAGCGGGACAACGACTCCACGCTGAGGGAGTTCCTGAGGCTGCTGGCCCTCTGCCACACTGTCATGGTGGAGGAGAAGGGCG aCCAGCTGGTTTATCAGGCAGCTTCACCAGATGAAGAAGCCCTGGTGATGGCAGCCAGGGACTTGGGGTACGTCTTTCTGTCCCGAACGCAAGACACCATCACCATCAgtgagctggggaagaagaggacGTACAAGGTGCTGGCCATGCTGGACTTCAACAGCGATCGCAAGAGGATGTCTGTCCTGG tgCGAGACCCCCAGGGCACAATCCGGCTCTACACCAAGGGGGCTGACACGGTCATCCTGGAGAGATTGCAGAGCCAAGGGCCCAATGAGACCTTCACTGAGATGGCATTGGAT CGCTTTGCAGAGGAGACACTGAGGACTTTATGCCTGGCCAGCAAGGAGGTGAGCGAGGCTGAGTACAGCACGTGGAGCAGGAGGCACCGGGAGGCCAGTGTCCTGCTGCAGGACCGCGCGCGGGAGCTGGACAAGCTGTACGAGGAGATGGAGCAGGACCTGCAG ctgctgggggTCACAGCCATTGAGGACAAGTTGCAAGACAGAGTCCCTGAGACTATCCAGCTGCTGAAACTGGCCAACATTAAAGTGTGGGTGCTGACAGGAGACAAACAAG AGACCGCAATGAACATTGGCTATGCATGCAAGCTGCTCACGGATGACATGGAGatcctggaggagaaggagatcAG CGAGGTTCTCAAGGCTTACTGGGTGAGCAACAACAACCTCAGCGGCAGCGGGGAAGCACGGTGCAGCAGCCGCCTCTCCCAGCAGCGCCCAGAGCCTATGTGCCACAAGAAGAGAGCCATCATCATCAGTGGGGACTTCCTG GACAAAATCCTGCacacaggagaggtgctgaaGGAGGAGAAGGGCTGGCCCTGGCAGCGGCTGGCTTGCTGCAGGGCTCCGGGCTCGCAGGAGCGGGGCAGTCTGGTGGAGAAGGCCTTCGTGGACTTGGccaccagctgccaggcagTGATCTGCTGCAGGGTGACCCCCAAGCAGAAAGCCCTCATCGTGCAGCTGGTGAAGAAGCACAAGAAGGCCATCACACTGGCCATTGGGGATGGGGCCAACGACGTCAACATGATCAAAA ctgctgacaTCGGGGTGGGCATCAGCGGGCTGGAGGGCATGCAAGCCGTGCAGTGCAGCGACTACGCCCTGGCGCAGTTCTCCTACCTCCAGCGCCTCCTGCTCGTCCACGGCCGCTGGGCATATCTCCGCATCTGCAAGTTCCTCCGCTACTTCTTCTACAAGACCTTTGCTGGCCTCATGGCCCAGGTCTGGTTTGCTTTCCACAGCGGATTCACGGCTCAG CCTCTGTACGAAGGCTGGTTCATCGCGCTCTACAACATTTTCTACACTGCCTACCCCGTGCTATCCGTGGGCCTTCTGGAGCAG GACGTGAGTGCCAAGAAGAGCCTGGAGTTCCCTGAGCTCTACATGATCGGGCAGCAAGACGAGCTCTTCAACTACCGCGTTTTTGGTGTCACCCTCCTGCACGGGGTCAGCACCTCACTCGCCAGCTTCTACATCGCACTCTGGGCCTTTGAGGACCACGTCGGCAGTAAGGCTGTTGGCGACTACGAGTCCTTCGCCATCACGGTGGCCACGTCGGCGTTGCTGTCGGTCCTGGTGGAG ATCATCCTGGACACTAAGTTCTGGACGGTGTTGTCCTTCCTGATGGtcacagccagcctgctgctcttctgcctcttctccttcctGACCCAAAGCATTGATGCCTTCAGGATAGCCCCTACCATCTTCCGCTTCCCAG ACGCCAGCCAGAACGCCCTGACCGACCCCTACGTCCTGCTCGTGGTCCTGCTGTCCCTGGTGGTGAACACCATCCCCTCGCTCACTGTCCACCTGTACCACACCATTGTGGGCAAACCCAGCATCCAGCAG AAGATCTGCTTGAAAGCCAAGCAGAAGCCGGAGCCCTCAGTGGAGCTGCGTGCCCACGTCCCCCGCGGCTCCTTCCACCGCCGCTCCAGCTACGCCTTCTCCCACCAGGAGGGCTATGCTGGCCTCATCACCCGCGGGGACAGCCTGCGTGCCAGGGCCACCCGCAGCATCACCCCAGGCCTCCTGCACCCAGAGACACCCCCAGCTttgccctccctccccagctcctcagCATAG